The sequence CACCGCGGCATCGAGGTCGGGCAGGGCCAGAACGCCGCTGCGGTACTCTTCCTGGGCGTCGATGATCAGCAGCGTGCTCTGGCGGAGGTTGGCGGGCGGATAGCCGCGTCCGCTGATCTTCAGCATGCTGAGCGGTTGGGACATGACGAACTCCTGATAATGCGTATGCCATCATTGTGGTCTGTTCCGCGGGCTCTGTGAATCTTTGCTAATCCCGCGCAAAGTGGTATTTGGCGCGGTCGCCGAACCCCGTCCCGTTGTCCGTCGCCTTCGGCTAGAATGCCGGCCCTTTTTGCCTTTCCAGCCGCGAGGAGCGCGCCGTGACCGAATCCCGATTGCTGACCCTGCGTGACCACATCCGCTGGGCGGTCAGCCGTTTCCATGCCGAGGGCCTGTACTTCGGCCACGGCACCGACAACGCCTGGGACGACGCGCGCCAACTGGTGCTCGGCGCCCTGCACCTGCCCTGGGAAATCGCCGACTCCTACCTCGACTGCCGCCTGGAGGACGACGAGCGCTTCCATCTGCGCGAGCTGCTGCGCCGGCGCATCGAGGAGCGCGTGCCCACCGCCTACCTGCTCGGCGAAGCCTGGTTCTGCGACCTGCCGTTCGTGGTCGACGAGCGCGTGCTGATCCCGCGCTCGCCCATCGCCGAGCTCATCCAGCGCAAGTTCGAACCCTGGCTGGCGGCCGACCCGGCGCGGATCCTCGACCTCTGCACCGGTTCGGGCTGCATCGGCATCGCCTGCGCCTACGCCTTCCCAGAGGCCGAGGTGGTGCTGGCCGACCTGTCGTTCGATGCCCTGGAAGTGGCCAATATCAACATCGAGCGCCATGAACTCGGCGAGCGCGTCTATGGCGTCCAGGGCGACGGCTTCGATGGCCTGCCCGGTCAGCGTTTCGACCTGATCGTCTCCAACCCGCCCTATGTCGACGCCGAAGACTTCTCCGACATGCCCGAGGAGTACCAGCACGAGCCGGAGCTCGGCCTGGCCTGCGGCGACGACGGCCTGGACCTGGTGCGGCGCATGCTCGCCGAGGCGGCCGACCACCTGACCGAGAAGGGCAGCCTGATCGTCGAGGTGGGCAACAGCCAGGTGCACGTCGAGGCGCTGTATCCGGAAGTGGACTTCACCTGGCTCGACTTCGAGTACGGCGGCCACGGCGTCTTCCTGCTCTCCGCCGCGCAATGCCGCGAGCACCAGGCGCTGTTCCAGTCACGGGTGAAGTGACGTCGTAGGAGCGAGCTCCTGCGAATAGAACGTCAGTGCGTCGCCATCCAGATCAGCAGCCCGGCCTGGAACACCGCGAACACGGTCAGGCAGGCGATGACGAAGCGCAGGCTGGTGTCGTCGCGGCGGAAGGTGTCGATGCGCTGCTCCAGGCGGCGGATCTCGATTTCCTGGGTGGCGAGGTTCTGGTCGGCCTGCTCGAGCATGGTCGCCGCATCGAGCAGCGGCAGGATCTGCACTTTTTCCTTGTGCCAGTCGTCGTACAGCTCGCTGACCCGCCCGACCGAATAGGTCGCCTTGAGCAGGCGCGAATCCTCGTAATCGACGTCGAATCCCTGGGCCCGCAGGAAGTGGTCGCGGCGTAGGCGATTGTCCTCGTTCGGCGCGTCCTTGGCCGTCAGGCTGCCGCCTTCGACCTTGTAGTGCGCCCATTTCTGCTGGCCCAGGCGATGCCCTGGGCCAGCAGGAAGCGCCCCAGTCCACGGTTGATCGGTTCGATGGAGAAGCCGCTGTCGGCGCCGAAGC is a genomic window of Pseudomonas knackmussii B13 containing:
- the prmB gene encoding 50S ribosomal protein L3 N(5)-glutamine methyltransferase, with the translated sequence MTESRLLTLRDHIRWAVSRFHAEGLYFGHGTDNAWDDARQLVLGALHLPWEIADSYLDCRLEDDERFHLRELLRRRIEERVPTAYLLGEAWFCDLPFVVDERVLIPRSPIAELIQRKFEPWLAADPARILDLCTGSGCIGIACAYAFPEAEVVLADLSFDALEVANINIERHELGERVYGVQGDGFDGLPGQRFDLIVSNPPYVDAEDFSDMPEEYQHEPELGLACGDDGLDLVRRMLAEAADHLTEKGSLIVEVGNSQVHVEALYPEVDFTWLDFEYGGHGVFLLSAAQCREHQALFQSRVK